TCCACATCACCAGGTCATAATTCATTGTCACGGCCCAAATCCCTGCTGGTGTCATCACCCTCCACCAAACTTTTGACTCTTGAGGAGGCCCAGGCTAGGACCCAGGCTCAGATCAACTCTCCAGTCACTGAAGACAGCAAGTACATCGAGGTGGGCGAAGGTCCAGCTGCCTTGCAGGGCAAGTTCCACACTGTCATCGAGTTTCCAACTGAGAGGTTTGTTAAATCTTCTTCCCTAGGACAATTATTAGAAAATCTATCTTTGAACAGATAGAGAATGCACATCTATCTTACAGTGTAAACCTACTGTAGATTTTATTGTAaaaaacatatacagtattttaatttcctgtcagtTGGACTTAATTAATGCTGGATTATGTCTCCCTCTGATGGTTGCTGGTAAGAATGCAGGCAGAGTCATGTTTCTCCTACACCAAGTGGTCAGTATCTTACAGGTCAGACCCTGATTGACTCCAGTCTGAGACTTGGGCAGATATCTTAACAATGAAGATGATCTGATTTTACTCATGTAGAGTTTCAAAAGTAGTTAAAAACAGATTAATGTGACTGATTGCTTTGGTCTGGTGGTTAAGGATCTGTCTTTGAGATTTCTGTGTGAATAAGGGAAACTTACTGCTCACTGCCTGCTTGTCCACCACCATTTTAATCACAGGAAGAGGCCTCCTATTAAGTCCAAGAAGTCTCCTGTGGGTAGTTGGCGTTCTTTTTTCAACCTGGGCAAGTCTTCCTCCATGTCCAAGCGCAAGCTGCACCGCAACCCGAGTGAGCCCAATGAACTAAAGGCCATGGCTCTTGCTGGTGAGTCATTCCtccacagctgaaatgaaaatagcCAGTTTTTCAATCACATTACAATTGGGCATTGACAAGAGTTTATTTGACTAAACATGGCTGAATGTTGCTGGCTTTTACTTGTTATATTTCAGGGGGCAGAGGAGACACAGCAACATTAAGATCAGCCAAAAGTGAAGAGTCGCTGAGTTCCCTGCACAATGTTGAAGGTAATCATTTGTGTCTACCTGCTCACTTTGACTTGGCATAATGAGTTTGATCAGTCAGTGCTGCCCCTAGCAAACTTCAAATGCTCATTTTAGCATTGTTTAGCCTAGTGGTATACTGTGCATGAGGCATTTTAAAGGATGTAGTTTCTGATTATGTTCTTGCCCTCATTCAGGAGAGTCCAAGGTGTACCGACCTCGGCGGCCACGCTCCAGCAGTGATGCCCTATCAGCTTCCTTTAATGGCGAGCTGCTGGACAGCCGGCAGCACTGCAACTCCTACGACAACCTGGAtgccacagaggacagtgacgGAGACGACGGACCCATCTGTGTGCCTGCCCTCATCTCACCTCCTCGTTCAGCTGGTGAAGATGTGGACCTCAGTCCGCCAGATATTGGCATGGCCTCCCTGGACTTTGACCCCATGTCTTTCCAGTGCAGTCTCCCTGACACCTCCTATGCCTTCCCACTTGATGACTCACCAGGTAGGGCAGAGGGGCCCATGTTAAAGAGGAGCCCTGGCAGCATCTGTGGCAAGAGCAATGGCTCTGACCTCATCTCTGCCACCTTCCTGGGCAGCTTGAGGGGGGAGGCCTTGTTGTCCACAGACATCAGCAGTGCTGCTGTAGAGAAGGTGGAAAGCAAGAAACTGAACACATCTTATTCTTACACTGATAAACCCACACAGGCTGTGTCACCTATTAAATGTGGAAAGACCACTAGTTTGACAGTATTTGCCACTTCAGAGCTTTTCTCTACAGAGACTTCTGACAAGAATACAGCTGGACAGGTTGTTTCTCCACAACCATTATCTCCTCCTTCAGTAGCCAAGGACTCTCCTCCCCTGATGGGCAGCATGCTGTTGAGGGCAGCTGAGCTGTCCCTAAGTGAAGCTTTCCAAATGGAGCTGCACTCGAAGCTGACAACCTTTGACAGTGTGAACAGTCAAGAGCTGAAGGGAGAGGACAGCGTACAGCAGCCACCAGCTGCCGCCAGCCAAGAGCACCAGGGTAGGAAGCAGAGAATGACCTTTCTGAGTGTAGTTTTTGGCATGTTTCTGacttgtcattgttttgtttacacCATGTAGATTAAACATAAGGGGCTAAATCATGGCATTGtttatgtgaatgttttttctaGGTTTAGGTTCCCAGCTTTGCATGGATTTCATCttagatatacagtatgatgcCTAAGTACTACATTTaacttttcccctctttcccaCTCGTGAGCACCTTCTagccagcctgccagctgtCATGTCTTTTCTTCACTGTCTTCTTTCTTACTTATTCATTCTTCAACTATAGAtcccatgtgtttttgtgtccctGCTAGGAGTCCTATCTCCAAACTCTTCAAAGGACCTCTCCCCTCGGTCCTTCAGCTCTACAGCTCCCActactgctcctcctcctcctccccctcctaaAAATGCTGCCCGCATGTTGGCCCTGGCCCTCGCCGAGACTGCCCAGCAGGTCTCTATTCAGTCTCAGTCATGGTCTTCTGAGCCCTCGACACCGGTGTCCCCTCTTCAGCCACAGGAGGCCTCTAACTTCCAGAACCCACATTTCCAGACTTCCTCAGATGTGGGAGCAGGGAGAGGAAGTTCCCCGCCACctaacagcagtgttttgactGTCACCCCGGCCTCATCTTATCCCTCCAATTCCAGTCCTACAGTCAAGCAGCAGCCACTCGAGTTGACCAGCACAATAACCAAGCTATCAGACAGTTCCAAGTCCTCTACTACACCTGGTTACCAGCCAGAAACACACTCCACTCCACCAGACACTCCTTGTTACAAGTGTGCCCCACTCCCCAGCTCAATCAGCCTGACTTCTCCAACCAGGAAAAGTCCAGAaagacagcagcctgtcacaggACAGATCCAAGTCGGTACCAGCTCATCCAGTAACACGCCAACCACCACCCCCAGTGGCAGCTGCAAAGACACTAGAGTCTTACCACACCCTGTACCTGAAGTAAGTGTCATATCAGTTTCATATGTAGGTTCTGTAAATTATTAAggttctgctgcagtgctgctacTGTCAATCCTGTCTTTCTACATTGAGTCTGCCTTTGATAATGCCAGTCATTAATAATTATGTGATTTTAGTTTACTCTCATTCAGAGAGTAAGAACGCACCATAAAATACTGCCCATAcgtatttttttaatgtctgttaCAAGTTCTACTGATACAGACATTGAATGGTTGAATTTTTACTCGAGAAAAAGGTGACTGCAAAAGTCACATGCTAAAAATGCTCATatgctaaaaaaatgaacctgagcagttttacggATGTTTTAACAGAGGTATGTCCAGACACTCGTTTGGGCACATCTGTGCAGAGTACCGTTATCTCGTCCAAGCAtacggagaaactcctctgttgaaaacaataaataaaacagtaaaataacaccacAGGTTGGTCCATAGGGTCCTCTGTGAGCCCTCtgttcattcatgtgtaaatgagacggagcggTGAAACTGACTGCGTAGTTACACCGGTCAATAGCTCACCCATCCATTGGTCTATTTTGATGATTGACACCTCAATCGACCggtcagagtcaagagaatcgaggggcagcacccaagttcaccatagaaacaccaatgacgatccagaagaAAGTAACCCCAGAGATGGCATGATCGCATGAAGAGCCCTTCACTCTAGAAACCCcttcctctttatgtaaacaaccaggaccttcgcGATTGGTCTCAAACTAACACAAagtcataggaggagacattagcagtgtttttttgAGCTGGAATATAAtgtttgaccacaaaacagcaaagttaagacatactttatgatttagTGAAgttttttctgctactctttggctgctagctaGCTGAGTTTTTGTCGCATAGTGAAGAGGCAGACATATTCGTGATCATCAGACTcactgctttcatatgataccaggcttgcGTGGTTTGCGggaagtggtgaaatcagcagatgcagtaCCATTGATGTGcgctatttttgtgttttcgttacatgcgCATttaatttcttggggtatgaattatgtttcatttgggtggcaatgcttggtagaggcttttagctgagtttctctccgtcattctggtatggtacaagttaggattggtgctaCCTAGTGtgagcattgaccatctgaactgcTCGCAGTACCACCAGCTCTAaatctcactaattaacacattatatatTGTATGACCTCCTGAAGTCTTGTACGTCACTGTACAGTTTTCAGATGACCAGAGGGGACTCCATGAAGTCACTGCACTTGTCCACTTTTACACTTATTTTTTTGTACTGGTTAAGCAAACAGCATCTtctttagtgagctttagaggtactggcagacagattttttttttcctttagacagggccaggctagctgtttccccctgtttccagtctttatgctaagctaagataagtTTCTCCTGGTTCTAGCTCCATATTAAGTGTACAGACAGAGTGCTATCAATCTTCTCAACTAACTCTTAGCTAGAAAGTGAGAGTTTAGAATGTTTtgccaaatgtcaaactgtcccTTTAACTCATATATCTTTCGATTAAGTAGGTCCCAATTTCATAATTAGGAATGACCTGTGCTCTACCCAAGGACATTTCACAGGCAGTTTTTAGGCCACTGGTACTCATTATAATGCTGTATATCATTACAAGTATTTCAAGTCCTGCACACTATAATATATGACATGCAAAATGTTTGGAGCTTACAGTAAGGGGAAAGGGAGAATggaagaaatacaaacacagacaaacattaaGAATCTCTGGTGACACTGGACAGCACCttgctgaggtgtgtgtggggTTAGGTGTTTATGATAACCTGTTGTCCCACTGCAGAAATGctcagcttgtttttttgtcaaatttcCTCAGCAAATCAGGtctgctttgctgtgttttttatcaGGTCAAACCAGAGGAGACTGCACCATCCCCAGTCCTTCCAAAACCCTCAGAACAGCCCCCTCCAACAGTTCAAAAGCCCAAAAGGCAAGCTGTCTCACTGCCCCAGCATCAAACTTCAACTCAGCAGCAGAGCCCAGCTCAGATACAGCCTCATCTTCCAACCCAGCTTCAGCCTCAAACACTGTCTCATCCACAGTCTCATCTTCCATCACAGCCTCACATGCAATCACAGACACAGGTCCAATCCCAACCTCAGCCCCACTCGAAGGCCAGTGCAAGAGTGGCCCCCACCTCTGCTGAGCCTGTGGAGAAGCCTTGGGAGGCCATAAAGCCAGTGCAGCCCTGTACAGAATCTGCAAAGTACCATGACTCGTATGGACCCGCACCTCCAGCCCCTCCTGTCCGTACAATAGAAAGCAAACTGGCCACAGCAGCACTTAGCCAAAGTGAAGCCTCCTACCATATCCTTGGTGAAGGCCCTGCACCTGGCCATCTGGAGGATGCTCTGCCTCACCATCCTCTTTCTCCTCGGAAATCTTCCACGCACCAGCCGGCTTACCTGTACCACGCTAAAGGAGAGCCGGTCTTAATTGAGCCTCCAGGAGCTGCATACTACCACCAGAGGCCTGTCCCTCTGGGCCCACAGTCCATGCCACACCACTACCGTCCAGACAGCGTCCCCCCACACCTCTCCTTTGTGTCCAAATCTGAGCCTCAGATACCCTACATTGCCCGAGTAGACAACAGATACAGCACTTTAGGCCCCAGGTCTTACCATCATTCTATAAAGTCCAGAGGAAACAGCCGTGGTATGTACATATCTCCAGGGCCAGGGCATCAGGGTTATAGCCATGACAGAACCCATGGCTATCCCACCATCCGCAGAGTGCACTCACTCCATGTTCCTTCCACCATCCGCTCAGTGCCCATCCAAAGGACTGAAGTTCCTCCAGATGACGATATGTTCTTCTATCACCGGCCCATGTATCAGTGCAAAGCCTACCAGCAACCCACACAGCAGTCTTCACAAGCCGACTACCACGTCACCCAACTGCAGCCTTACTTTGAGAATGGAAGGGTACAGTACCGCTACAGCCCGTACTCCGGTTCAAGCCTTTTGGAGGCACCTTACTATGATATTGACCCTTATGGCACAATCCGAGTCCGGCACATCCACTCCTTTAGCCGAgatccaggagctgctgctggccgAGCAGGTGGAAAGGCGTCTGGATACCACTACCTTGCTCGCCATGTTCTTCCACCAGGGAAAGAGCACAGTTTTGTGAGCAGAGACATGCCCCCCAGTCATGGAAGCAAGGAAGGTGCTGCTTATCTCTCTTGGGACCCAGAGGAGTCAGAAAAGCTCCGCATGCACTCTATCCGCAGGGAGAGCAGGGCGAGACAGAAGATTAAAGGCCCTGTCCTCTCTCAGTATGATAATGTCGGCTTGTTTGCACCAGCAGATATATCAGGCTATGAAACTATGCACCTGCGCAGTAAATCTGACCCAGGTAAAGCTGTGCTGGTTGCAGCTGAGAGCAAAGATGGGCGCTACCTCCCCAGACATATGGTGTCAGACCCAGACGTCCTCTTGTACATGGAGACTGATAAGCATGTCCAGGGCAGCGCAGCCGTTGACAAGTCAGACGGGCTCACCAAGCAAAGCAGTTCCAAGAAATGCCAATCCTCTCACTCCCTTCCAGCTACTCTGAGCCACAGTCTCTCCCATCAGCAGGAGAGCGGCCGACATGAGGCCATGTATGAGACTGCAGATGACAAACAGGCTGGAGACAACAGCAGGTCGAAACACTGGCAGCAGGAGTATCCCAACAAGAGGAATTTCCAACCACGTTATGATTGTCCTGATTCTGACCACCACCAGAGTAAAGTGAAAACATCAAGCGGCTACCACAATACAAATGAGCAGCCAGCTCCCAGGGAACAGCTTCCCCGTTCCAAACCA
Above is a window of Chaetodon auriga isolate fChaAug3 chromosome 15, fChaAug3.hap1, whole genome shotgun sequence DNA encoding:
- the arhgap32b gene encoding rho GTPase-activating protein 32 isoform X4; the protein is MLLAYLSRLSAIADNKINCGPALTWMEVDNKGNHLLVHEESSINVPAIAAAHVIKRYIAQASDELSFEVGDIVSVIDMPPKEDTTWWRGKHGFQVGFFPSECVELINDKVPQSMTNTVPKPASPCSGLQPASWSLFPPYLEMESVIQDSAWVADPLNHYSLSSVSKKHGKLITFLRSFMKSRPTKQKLKQRGILRERVFGCDLGEHLLNSGHDVPQVLKSCTEFIEKHGVVDGIYRLSGIASNIQKLRHEFDSEQIPDLTKDVYIQDIHCVGSLCKLYFRELPNPLLTYQLYEKFSDAVSAATDEERLIKIHDVIQQLPPPHYRTLEFLMRHLSRLAAFSYITNMHSKNLAIVWAPNLLRSKQIESACFSGTAAFMEVRIQSVVVEFILNHVDVLFSAKLSSLIREGAGHNSLSRPKSLLVSSPSTKLLTLEEAQARTQAQINSPVTEDSKYIEVGEGPAALQGKFHTVIEFPTERKRPPIKSKKSPVGSWRSFFNLGKSSSMSKRKLHRNPSEPNELKAMALAGGRGDTATLRSAKSEESLSSLHNVEGESKVYRPRRPRSSSDALSASFNGELLDSRQHCNSYDNLDATEDSDGDDGPICVPALISPPRSAGEDVDLSPPDIGMASLDFDPMSFQCSLPDTSYAFPLDDSPGRAEGPMLKRSPGSICGKSNGSDLISATFLGSLRGEALLSTDISSAAVEKVESKKLNTSYSYTDKPTQAVSPIKCGKTTSLTVFATSELFSTETSDKNTAGQVVSPQPLSPPSVAKDSPPLMGSMLLRAAELSLSEAFQMELHSKLTTFDSVNSQELKGEDSVQQPPAAASQEHQGVLSPNSSKDLSPRSFSSTAPTTAPPPPPPPKNAARMLALALAETAQQVSIQSQSWSSEPSTPVSPLQPQEASNFQNPHFQTSSDVGAGRGSSPPPNSSVLTVTPASSYPSNSSPTVKQQPLELTSTITKLSDSSKSSTTPGYQPETHSTPPDTPCYKCAPLPSSISLTSPTRKSPERQQPVTGQIQVGTSSSSNTPTTTPSGSCKDTRVLPHPVPEVKPEETAPSPVLPKPSEQPPPTVQKPKRQAVSLPQHQTSTQQQSPAQIQPHLPTQLQPQTLSHPQSHLPSQPHMQSQTQVQSQPQPHSKASARVAPTSAEPVEKPWEAIKPVQPCTESAKYHDSYGPAPPAPPVRTIESKLATAALSQSEASYHILGEGPAPGHLEDALPHHPLSPRKSSTHQPAYLYHAKGEPVLIEPPGAAYYHQRPVPLGPQSMPHHYRPDSVPPHLSFVSKSEPQIPYIARVDNRYSTLGPRSYHHSIKSRGNSRGMYISPGPGHQGYSHDRTHGYPTIRRVHSLHVPSTIRSVPIQRTEVPPDDDMFFYHRPMYQCKAYQQPTQQSSQADYHVTQLQPYFENGRVQYRYSPYSGSSLLEAPYYDIDPYGTIRVRHIHSFSRDPGAAAGRAGGKASGYHYLARHVLPPGKEHSFVSRDMPPSHGSKEGAAYLSWDPEESEKLRMHSIRRESRARQKIKGPVLSQYDNVGLFAPADISGYETMHLRSKSDPGKAVLVAAESKDGRYLPRHMVSDPDVLLYMETDKHVQGSAAVDKSDGLTKQSSSKKCQSSHSLPATLSHSLSHQQESGRHEAMYETADDKQAGDNSRSKHWQQEYPNKRNFQPRYDCPDSDHHQSKVKTSSGYHNTNEQPAPREQLPRSKPERSHSIREQQHHSQGKPELDRDYSYQKHGTKMAQSHYDNLDDYHPVPQPQAPVQKRGGTSTYPTPGFTASHSNRAYSTALGQGAFIQTDLAMQRPETEIRTE
- the arhgap32b gene encoding rho GTPase-activating protein 32 isoform X2, with product MEAGSGAAAAVGSAALGLLGATATSSHDILDRGLRPGRHLEDDDIVPELAHIHPRERPDWEETISAMARSAEIPELRTEPLMRSCSSSTASMKVKNVKKLCFTKGHFPKLAECAHFHYENVDFGTIQLTLGDEQCEVTRNGFESKELVYLVHIYCQGRSWIVKRSYEDFRVLDKHLHLCIYDRRFSQLPELPRLDSLTDQSESVSQMLLAYLSRLSAIADNKINCGPALTWMEVDNKGNHLLVHEESSINVPAIAAAHVIKRYIAQASDELSFEVGDIVSVIDMPPKEDTTWWRGKHGFQVGFFPSECVELINDKVPQSMTNTVPKPDLEMESVIQDSAWVADPLNHYSLSSVSKKHGKLITFLRSFMKSRPTKQKLKQRGILRERVFGCDLGEHLLNSGHDVPQVLKSCTEFIEKHGVVDGIYRLSGIASNIQKLRHEFDSEQIPDLTKDVYIQDIHCVGSLCKLYFRELPNPLLTYQLYEKFSDAVSAATDEERLIKIHDVIQQLPPPHYRTLEFLMRHLSRLAAFSYITNMHSKNLAIVWAPNLLRSKQIESACFSGTAAFMEVRIQSVVVEFILNHVDVLFSAKLSSLIREGAGHNSLSRPKSLLVSSPSTKLLTLEEAQARTQAQINSPVTEDSKYIEVGEGPAALQGKFHTVIEFPTERKRPPIKSKKSPVGSWRSFFNLGKSSSMSKRKLHRNPSEPNELKAMALAGGRGDTATLRSAKSEESLSSLHNVEGESKVYRPRRPRSSSDALSASFNGELLDSRQHCNSYDNLDATEDSDGDDGPICVPALISPPRSAGEDVDLSPPDIGMASLDFDPMSFQCSLPDTSYAFPLDDSPGRAEGPMLKRSPGSICGKSNGSDLISATFLGSLRGEALLSTDISSAAVEKVESKKLNTSYSYTDKPTQAVSPIKCGKTTSLTVFATSELFSTETSDKNTAGQVVSPQPLSPPSVAKDSPPLMGSMLLRAAELSLSEAFQMELHSKLTTFDSVNSQELKGEDSVQQPPAAASQEHQGVLSPNSSKDLSPRSFSSTAPTTAPPPPPPPKNAARMLALALAETAQQVSIQSQSWSSEPSTPVSPLQPQEASNFQNPHFQTSSDVGAGRGSSPPPNSSVLTVTPASSYPSNSSPTVKQQPLELTSTITKLSDSSKSSTTPGYQPETHSTPPDTPCYKCAPLPSSISLTSPTRKSPERQQPVTGQIQVGTSSSSNTPTTTPSGSCKDTRVLPHPVPEVKPEETAPSPVLPKPSEQPPPTVQKPKRQAVSLPQHQTSTQQQSPAQIQPHLPTQLQPQTLSHPQSHLPSQPHMQSQTQVQSQPQPHSKASARVAPTSAEPVEKPWEAIKPVQPCTESAKYHDSYGPAPPAPPVRTIESKLATAALSQSEASYHILGEGPAPGHLEDALPHHPLSPRKSSTHQPAYLYHAKGEPVLIEPPGAAYYHQRPVPLGPQSMPHHYRPDSVPPHLSFVSKSEPQIPYIARVDNRYSTLGPRSYHHSIKSRGNSRGMYISPGPGHQGYSHDRTHGYPTIRRVHSLHVPSTIRSVPIQRTEVPPDDDMFFYHRPMYQCKAYQQPTQQSSQADYHVTQLQPYFENGRVQYRYSPYSGSSLLEAPYYDIDPYGTIRVRHIHSFSRDPGAAAGRAGGKASGYHYLARHVLPPGKEHSFVSRDMPPSHGSKEGAAYLSWDPEESEKLRMHSIRRESRARQKIKGPVLSQYDNVGLFAPADISGYETMHLRSKSDPGKAVLVAAESKDGRYLPRHMVSDPDVLLYMETDKHVQGSAAVDKSDGLTKQSSSKKCQSSHSLPATLSHSLSHQQESGRHEAMYETADDKQAGDNSRSKHWQQEYPNKRNFQPRYDCPDSDHHQSKVKTSSGYHNTNEQPAPREQLPRSKPERSHSIREQQHHSQGKPELDRDYSYQKHGTKMAQSHYDNLDDYHPVPQPQAPVQKRGGTSTYPTPGFTASHSNRAYSTALGQGAFIQTDLAMQRPETEIRTE
- the arhgap32b gene encoding rho GTPase-activating protein 32 isoform X1; this encodes MEAGSGAAAAVGSAALGLLGATATSSHDILDRGLRPGRHLEDDDIVPELAHIHPRERPDWEETISAMARSAEIPELRTEPLMRSCSSSTASMKVKNVKKLCFTKGHFPKLAECAHFHYENVDFGTIQLTLGDEQCEVTRNGFESKELVYLVHIYCQGRSWIVKRSYEDFRVLDKHLHLCIYDRRFSQLPELPRLDSLTDQSESVSQMLLAYLSRLSAIADNKINCGPALTWMEVDNKGNHLLVHEESSINVPAIAAAHVIKRYIAQASDELSFEVGDIVSVIDMPPKEDTTWWRGKHGFQVGFFPSECVELINDKVPQSMTNTVPKPASPCSGLQPASWSLFPPYLEMESVIQDSAWVADPLNHYSLSSVSKKHGKLITFLRSFMKSRPTKQKLKQRGILRERVFGCDLGEHLLNSGHDVPQVLKSCTEFIEKHGVVDGIYRLSGIASNIQKLRHEFDSEQIPDLTKDVYIQDIHCVGSLCKLYFRELPNPLLTYQLYEKFSDAVSAATDEERLIKIHDVIQQLPPPHYRTLEFLMRHLSRLAAFSYITNMHSKNLAIVWAPNLLRSKQIESACFSGTAAFMEVRIQSVVVEFILNHVDVLFSAKLSSLIREGAGHNSLSRPKSLLVSSPSTKLLTLEEAQARTQAQINSPVTEDSKYIEVGEGPAALQGKFHTVIEFPTERKRPPIKSKKSPVGSWRSFFNLGKSSSMSKRKLHRNPSEPNELKAMALAGGRGDTATLRSAKSEESLSSLHNVEGESKVYRPRRPRSSSDALSASFNGELLDSRQHCNSYDNLDATEDSDGDDGPICVPALISPPRSAGEDVDLSPPDIGMASLDFDPMSFQCSLPDTSYAFPLDDSPGRAEGPMLKRSPGSICGKSNGSDLISATFLGSLRGEALLSTDISSAAVEKVESKKLNTSYSYTDKPTQAVSPIKCGKTTSLTVFATSELFSTETSDKNTAGQVVSPQPLSPPSVAKDSPPLMGSMLLRAAELSLSEAFQMELHSKLTTFDSVNSQELKGEDSVQQPPAAASQEHQGVLSPNSSKDLSPRSFSSTAPTTAPPPPPPPKNAARMLALALAETAQQVSIQSQSWSSEPSTPVSPLQPQEASNFQNPHFQTSSDVGAGRGSSPPPNSSVLTVTPASSYPSNSSPTVKQQPLELTSTITKLSDSSKSSTTPGYQPETHSTPPDTPCYKCAPLPSSISLTSPTRKSPERQQPVTGQIQVGTSSSSNTPTTTPSGSCKDTRVLPHPVPEVKPEETAPSPVLPKPSEQPPPTVQKPKRQAVSLPQHQTSTQQQSPAQIQPHLPTQLQPQTLSHPQSHLPSQPHMQSQTQVQSQPQPHSKASARVAPTSAEPVEKPWEAIKPVQPCTESAKYHDSYGPAPPAPPVRTIESKLATAALSQSEASYHILGEGPAPGHLEDALPHHPLSPRKSSTHQPAYLYHAKGEPVLIEPPGAAYYHQRPVPLGPQSMPHHYRPDSVPPHLSFVSKSEPQIPYIARVDNRYSTLGPRSYHHSIKSRGNSRGMYISPGPGHQGYSHDRTHGYPTIRRVHSLHVPSTIRSVPIQRTEVPPDDDMFFYHRPMYQCKAYQQPTQQSSQADYHVTQLQPYFENGRVQYRYSPYSGSSLLEAPYYDIDPYGTIRVRHIHSFSRDPGAAAGRAGGKASGYHYLARHVLPPGKEHSFVSRDMPPSHGSKEGAAYLSWDPEESEKLRMHSIRRESRARQKIKGPVLSQYDNVGLFAPADISGYETMHLRSKSDPGKAVLVAAESKDGRYLPRHMVSDPDVLLYMETDKHVQGSAAVDKSDGLTKQSSSKKCQSSHSLPATLSHSLSHQQESGRHEAMYETADDKQAGDNSRSKHWQQEYPNKRNFQPRYDCPDSDHHQSKVKTSSGYHNTNEQPAPREQLPRSKPERSHSIREQQHHSQGKPELDRDYSYQKHGTKMAQSHYDNLDDYHPVPQPQAPVQKRGGTSTYPTPGFTASHSNRAYSTALGQGAFIQTDLAMQRPETEIRTE
- the arhgap32b gene encoding rho GTPase-activating protein 32 isoform X5, with translation MKSRPTKQKLKQRGILRERVFGCDLGEHLLNSGHDVPQVLKSCTEFIEKHGVVDGIYRLSGIASNIQKLRHEFDSEQIPDLTKDVYIQDIHCVGSLCKLYFRELPNPLLTYQLYEKFSDAVSAATDEERLIKIHDVIQQLPPPHYRTLEFLMRHLSRLAAFSYITNMHSKNLAIVWAPNLLRSKQIESACFSGTAAFMEVRIQSVVVEFILNHVDVLFSAKLSSLIREGAGHNSLSRPKSLLVSSPSTKLLTLEEAQARTQAQINSPVTEDSKYIEVGEGPAALQGKFHTVIEFPTERKRPPIKSKKSPVGSWRSFFNLGKSSSMSKRKLHRNPSEPNELKAMALAGGRGDTATLRSAKSEESLSSLHNVEGESKVYRPRRPRSSSDALSASFNGELLDSRQHCNSYDNLDATEDSDGDDGPICVPALISPPRSAGEDVDLSPPDIGMASLDFDPMSFQCSLPDTSYAFPLDDSPGRAEGPMLKRSPGSICGKSNGSDLISATFLGSLRGEALLSTDISSAAVEKVESKKLNTSYSYTDKPTQAVSPIKCGKTTSLTVFATSELFSTETSDKNTAGQVVSPQPLSPPSVAKDSPPLMGSMLLRAAELSLSEAFQMELHSKLTTFDSVNSQELKGEDSVQQPPAAASQEHQGVLSPNSSKDLSPRSFSSTAPTTAPPPPPPPKNAARMLALALAETAQQVSIQSQSWSSEPSTPVSPLQPQEASNFQNPHFQTSSDVGAGRGSSPPPNSSVLTVTPASSYPSNSSPTVKQQPLELTSTITKLSDSSKSSTTPGYQPETHSTPPDTPCYKCAPLPSSISLTSPTRKSPERQQPVTGQIQVGTSSSSNTPTTTPSGSCKDTRVLPHPVPEVKPEETAPSPVLPKPSEQPPPTVQKPKRQAVSLPQHQTSTQQQSPAQIQPHLPTQLQPQTLSHPQSHLPSQPHMQSQTQVQSQPQPHSKASARVAPTSAEPVEKPWEAIKPVQPCTESAKYHDSYGPAPPAPPVRTIESKLATAALSQSEASYHILGEGPAPGHLEDALPHHPLSPRKSSTHQPAYLYHAKGEPVLIEPPGAAYYHQRPVPLGPQSMPHHYRPDSVPPHLSFVSKSEPQIPYIARVDNRYSTLGPRSYHHSIKSRGNSRGMYISPGPGHQGYSHDRTHGYPTIRRVHSLHVPSTIRSVPIQRTEVPPDDDMFFYHRPMYQCKAYQQPTQQSSQADYHVTQLQPYFENGRVQYRYSPYSGSSLLEAPYYDIDPYGTIRVRHIHSFSRDPGAAAGRAGGKASGYHYLARHVLPPGKEHSFVSRDMPPSHGSKEGAAYLSWDPEESEKLRMHSIRRESRARQKIKGPVLSQYDNVGLFAPADISGYETMHLRSKSDPGKAVLVAAESKDGRYLPRHMVSDPDVLLYMETDKHVQGSAAVDKSDGLTKQSSSKKCQSSHSLPATLSHSLSHQQESGRHEAMYETADDKQAGDNSRSKHWQQEYPNKRNFQPRYDCPDSDHHQSKVKTSSGYHNTNEQPAPREQLPRSKPERSHSIREQQHHSQGKPELDRDYSYQKHGTKMAQSHYDNLDDYHPVPQPQAPVQKRGGTSTYPTPGFTASHSNRAYSTALGQGAFIQTDLAMQRPETEIRTE